The Carassius auratus strain Wakin chromosome 19, ASM336829v1, whole genome shotgun sequence genomic sequence ACACCCTAAtttctttacatttgtttttacattattgtCTATATTGAATATAGAGCACAATAGGAATTTGTGTAGTAGAATGTTAACCTGAACCACTATGTTCTGGTTAGGAAAGGATATATTTCTTTGTTAACGCCTGTAATGCCTCCTCCACCTTTTTCTGGAACTTGACAATGGACTTACATTCACAGGGATCTTCCACTGCAGgtaacaagagaaaaaaaacacatttagttCATAAAATGCTAGTTTAAAGGTATATAGTTTAAAGGAACATATTCATCTTGATTTTATTTACCTTGACAAACATTGATTTGCAGCTTCTTGACAATTTGGTTAATGGATTTGAAGTCTGCCGTGTAGAAGTAATGGTCAGTGACAGGTTCAGAGGCGATTATTTTCAGCTCGTCTTCAATAGCATTACCAACGCCCACCGCATACATCTTAAAGCCTACAGCACAGACAAAGCGCACTGTAAAATACTCACAACTCATACACATAgctttttgcattgcatttctgtgtgtgtttttttcctaaCCATTCTCCTTGGCTTTCTTGGCAGCTTCTCCAATGTAGTCTTGTGACCTGCCATCAGTGAAGACAATACCGACCTTTGGCACTCCGGGTCTGGCGCCCTGGTTAGGAGTAAAGCTGGTATCAACCAGGAAACTGATGGCCAGGCCAGTCATGGTTCCCCTCTCCATATAGTCCATCTTTTTCACTGCTTCTTTCAGGGCCTTTTTGTTGTTGTAGCGTCCCAGAGGGAACTCCTGCTTCACAGTGCTGGAATACTGCACCAGTCCCACATGGGTGTTTGTCTCTGACACGTCCAGTTTGTCGATGATCAGGTTGATCCATTTCTTGACCAGCTCGAAGTTCTCTGGTCTCACACTCTTGGAGCCGTCGATCAAGAAGACCACATCTGTGGCCGCGTTACTGCAAGCTGGGATAAGAGAGACAGAGGATGTTTGTGGTAACTCATGAGTTTACAAACTAGGGTCCAGGAACCCCCAGGAGGATTCTGGGGGTCAACAAAAAATTTGAGAgagaaatgcaaaattaattattagggctgtcaaagttAACATGTAATGTGATTTTTGCTACAGTATAACAGAATATGAAagccaattatttaattaattttttttttttttaagtaacattaCATTATTCTTTGCTTACAATCCATAAACGGGTCTGTTAAGTAAATATAAAGCAGTcttgaaaatgtgtcattttaggGTTACAAAAGCTTAAAATCCTTGTGGGACGCTTGATGTTAAATTATCAGTAAGTCATTTAGTCACATGACAGTAGTTTGCTTATTTTGCTGTTTGGTTAGTAGGCTGTGAAAAACAACATTTCTCTTGGTCATTAAGAATCTGATTCATCTTTAAAGCAGAggttttaaatacagtacatcAAAAACTGCAAATGCCTGTGAAGTCATTTGCTCACATCTTTGACACTTACCCAACATTCGTACATACTCACCGCTGCATGATCGGCCATCGCCCTGGAGTGTAAATCCGTCTCTGCAGGCACACTTGAAAGATCCGGTTGTGCTGATGCAAATGTGCTCACAGTCATGATCGCCTGACATGCATAGGTCCGACACATTCTCTACCATGAatgtaacacacatacacacaccgggTAGGGGAAGGAAGGGTTAGCAAAGAGAGAATTACTCTATGTGAAGTGGGAACTCAAGAAAATCAATGCGTTTTAACAATCCGCTGCACTGCAAATGAACAGCAAATCtttaaaacacacagaaatatgTCAGAGACCCAGACACCTGAGAcctgcagaaaataaaaataaaagtttaaaagtttaggtATTAGTCTCAGTGTTGTTTGTCTCAGGCGGCTGTTGCTCTGATCCAGACTTTCTACTGCATTGGTTCTCAACCTTTTAAGTTTTGAAATGTCTGTAATATCAGCAAGCTGAGAACCACTGCACTGCAGTGACTACAATCACATCAGTGGCTACACATGCTTTTACTTCCTCCTCTGGTGGAGCTTCAAGCACAAGGTGGAGATCTACACCTGGAGGTGAGATTAATCATAACATGCCCTATGGCTACTCATGCCCTCTGTTGTTTATACACCTTTAATATCAGCAGCCACGGTGAGGACCGTCTGCAGACCTCTTTTCCCTCCCCTTTCTTCCTCTCACCCTCCTCCTTCCTCTTACCACAGAAGGCCTCCTGGAACTTCTTGGTGAGCTTCTCAATCATGCTGTAGCTCTCCACGTAGTCCACGTGATCCTCGAGAGTCTCGCTGGCCATCTGTCTGAGCGTGGTCATGTCCACGCGACCCACTCCAATGGCGAATATCTCAATGCCGGCCTCTCGCGCCCTTGCTGCAATGTTTTGGATGTTGTCCTGAGGTCTTCCGTCGGTCACAATAATGGCCACCTGTGAATGTTTATTAATGATATATTTTACTGAAATGGTCTAAAACTGCTGATTTGCTCACATTATTGTAAATTCATATGTTCGCCTGGGCCTAATGTAGCCATTGTGGATTACATAGCGCAAGACTCATGTTGCCAAAGACGAGGCTTAACATTGTTATTGATGCCAATATGGTGGTTTTATGGGATTGTTTGGACTCTGACCTTGCTGATGTCAGGGGATTTGCGTGCTCCCTCGGCTTCACTGAAGGCCACGTTCAATGCAAACTGGATGGCGAGGCCGGTCATGGTACCGGTGGACAGTGGCTCGATCTTAGACACAGCTTTGACGAGCGCTGCTTTGGTTTTGTGGGACTTCAGAGAGACCTCGTTCTTCACTTGACTGGCGTAGTTTACAACGCCCACGCGAGTAGCATCAGGCCCGACGTTCAAACCGTCAATCACTTTGGCCATGAAGACCTTGACCTGTTCGAACTCTGCGGGGCGGACACTTCGAGAGCTGTCGATGATGAACACCACATCAGTGGGCTTGGTGTTACACAAGCCTGCAGCTGGAAAGAGTGAATGAATGAAGAGGTGTTAATATGTGTGAATATAAGGAGGAGAGAAGTCTCTTTGCTCACCAGTGCtcaaaaaactgtaatattgtgaaatattgttttaattgtattttattcctgtgatgaaaaagttgtttttatatGAGCTATTAATCAAGGTTTTcaatcagtgtcacatgatttttttttttcagaatgaaatgtaatgtttaaaagaacagcatttatttgaaatgggaatctttttataacattataaatgtatttactatcacttatgattaaattataaatatctttcaaaagaaaaaaaaatcttcctcacccaaaacttttaaacagtattttacaCATTGGGGCGAAGGAAAAAACGTGAGAGTGAAAAGCAAGGCTGCAGTCTGCAGGTAACTCAATAAATGTACAGTGTTAGTCCTTCTCATAATAACTTCCATTGATTATACATTCACCCTCaggtatgcacacacacacacacacacatacacatatactcTTGTGCAGTACAGGGCCTCTTTGTGTACAAATGCAATGACATTTGAAACCTTAAAAAGTCATTTGTCTAAAGGACATACAAGTTATGTACAACCATTGGAAACATAACTTTAATTACCCACTTTACTGAAGTTCCTCTGGTATTTTTAACACATATATCAATGCAAATGAAACTAACAATTTAATTAAAGATTCTCTAAGCGTAGCTTAAGAacacagaaaattatattttgcacaaGATAACTtaatgaaataattgtaataatatgaaGAAAAATGTTAGATGAAGAAAATTTTGGCTTCTCAGTGCATGCTTTTTTAGGTCACATATTTGCTTAACATTAATCTCTATCATCCAAActattgtgttaaataaaaataaaaaaatggcaaatatGATGAttctaaatacaaattatatgtgATAACTGtctgttctgtcatcatttacttactttcaagttgttccaaacctgtattagttactttcttctgctgaacacaaaagaagatgtggTCAAAGAATTCTGAAGAATTTTTGTAACTAAAAAGTTGCTGGTTGCCTTTGACTTCTCTAGCcacatcttcatttgtgttcagcagaagaaagtaactaatacagctttggaacaacttgaaagtaattcatactgttttggaacaacatgaatggagtaaatgataaaatttgtattttttggtggACTTACCTTTTAAACCAGCTACAGAAAAAATACTATGCTGGTTGACCTGCATTCTTTTGTAGTTATAGTTATTTAGCATGCAGGTCAACCAACACTAACCAGCATCCATTTCAGAGCCTTTTCTGCAAAGGACACAACTACACTGAAGCAGCCAGACTCATTTTTATTCGGATGACATTTGCCCTTCATAACAtattcaaaaacacaacattattaCAGTTGTTACTGGGTTATTAGTACCCAGTGATAAATTCATGATATTGATGGATCTGTGTTAATGATGCACG encodes the following:
- the matn1 gene encoding cartilage matrix protein; this translates as MTLPGFVMLLCILGAQATMDPRNAAAMAAGLCNTKPTDVVFIIDSSRSVRPAEFEQVKVFMAKVIDGLNVGPDATRVGVVNYASQVKNEVSLKSHKTKAALVKAVSKIEPLSTGTMTGLAIQFALNVAFSEAEGARKSPDISKVAIIVTDGRPQDNIQNIAARAREAGIEIFAIGVGRVDMTTLRQMASETLEDHVDYVESYSMIEKLTKKFQEAFCENVSDLCMSGDHDCEHICISTTGSFKCACRDGFTLQGDGRSCSACSNAATDVVFLIDGSKSVRPENFELVKKWINLIIDKLDVSETNTHVGLVQYSSTVKQEFPLGRYNNKKALKEAVKKMDYMERGTMTGLAISFLVDTSFTPNQGARPGVPKVGIVFTDGRSQDYIGEAAKKAKENGFKMYAVGVGNAIEDELKIIASEPVTDHYFYTADFKSINQIVKKLQINVCQVEDPCECKSIVKFQKKVEEALQALTKKLEAVTKRIAALENKIV